One window of Mediterraneibacter gnavus ATCC 29149 genomic DNA carries:
- a CDS encoding GNAT family N-acetyltransferase has product MEIREINENKKEYLELLLLADEQESMIDRYLERGEMYVLYDAGEVRAVCVVTQENDQILELKNLAVKPQCQRRGYGRKMIQFLCEKYRGKKAILQVGTGDSPATLPFYERCGFTQSHRIPGFFVDNYDHPIIECGKQLVDMVYLKQFL; this is encoded by the coding sequence ATGGAGATCCGTGAGATAAATGAAAACAAAAAAGAATATCTGGAGCTTTTGCTTCTTGCCGATGAACAGGAAAGTATGATCGATCGCTATCTTGAGCGAGGTGAGATGTATGTCTTGTATGATGCAGGTGAGGTTCGGGCTGTCTGCGTTGTTACCCAAGAAAATGACCAGATTTTGGAATTGAAAAACCTGGCTGTGAAACCGCAATGCCAGCGTAGAGGATATGGCAGAAAAATGATCCAGTTTCTCTGTGAAAAATACAGAGGAAAGAAAGCAATTCTGCAGGTAGGGACCGGGGACAGCCCGGCAACCCTGCCTTTTTATGAGAGATGCGGATTCACACAATCACATCGGATCCCCGGATTTTTTGTGGATAACTACGACCATCCGATCATAGAGTGTGGAAAACAGTTGGTGGATATGGTGTATTTAAAACAATTTCTTTAA